The Gossypium hirsutum isolate 1008001.06 chromosome A13, Gossypium_hirsutum_v2.1, whole genome shotgun sequence nucleotide sequence ACAAAAGACCTCTCTTGTGGCTTCGGCTTGCTGAATGCTGTCTAATGGCTGTAGAGAAAGGACTTGTAGAAGGAAGTCGGCCTCCATCAAACAGATCAGAAATTAGGGTTGATGTTATTGGAAAGGGTAGGTGGAGGAAACTTCTGATTGATGACGGAATATCACGAAGCAGACTTGTAGATTCTGTTGGAAAGGATGATTGGACTTTAGGTGGTGATCAGGAGCCTAAGCTTTCCTTACCCCTTGCTCGGCAGTGTCTCTATAATGCATTGCACTTGTTGAATTGTTCTGATTCGAGTCATTTAAAGTCTCTTCTACCTTCCAATTCATCCTTGGAGGAAAATGAATCTTGTGATGGGGCGTCTTCCAAGAACCCAAACCATAAGAGCTTAGTTGGCATAGATTCCAAACCTTCAACTCTGTCAATAGGTCTGGTTAACTCGAATGGGGATTTGAAAGAGCCAAAGACAGGAACTAATCAGGAGATGATTCATAATTCCGTTGCCTATTTTGCAGATATTTGCAGAAAAGAAAATCAGATGATGAAGCAAGCTCTTCTAGCTAACCTGGCATACATAGAGTTAGAACTGGAGAATCCATTGAAGGCTCTTTCAGCGGCACGATCTCTCTTAGAACTACCTGGTTGTTCGAGAATCTACATCTTTCTAGGTCATGTCTATGCAGCAGAGGCCCTCTGCTTGCTTAACAAGCCTAAGGAAGCCGCGGAGCATTTGTCCATTTATTTGTCCGGCCCAAATAAGGTTGAATCACCATTCAGTCAAGAAGACTGTGAGCAGTGGCTAGTAGAAAAACCCATCGATTGTGAAGAACCAAACGGAGGAGGAGCAGCAGCAACAGCTGCCAAGAACCCTTCCCCTGAGGGCACGCAGGAATTCATGTTTCTTAAGCCAGAAGAAGCATGTGGAACACTTTACGCAAATCTTGCCGCCTTGTACGCAACACAAGGCGAACTAGATCGTGCCCACCAATTCACAACACAAGCATTATCCCTACTACCCAACAGTACTGAAGCCACCATGACCGCAATTTACATCGATCTTGTGCTCGGTAAGTCACAAGAAGCTCTATCCAAGTTAAAACATTGTAGTCATGTTAGGTTCCTTTCAAGCAATCTACAGTCAAATAAATCCtcctaatgtttttttttttttgtgtgtgggTGGGTtctaattcaagaaaaaaaagaaccCAAAGTGGCCTTCATCATTCAGTTGCTAGTTAGCAGGGTAGATCAACAATCCTTTTAGAGGATTTGTATCATATGATATAGTTCAATTCACATAATAAGTGTTTTTTTTCATaactttttaaattcatttttccaAATATCTAGGGTTAATATTTCATTGGTGAGGCTGACTGTTTTGGTAAAAGTGCTGAAGCCCACCTTTGAAATTGAGATTGTAGTTCTAATTCAGGGTTTTACTGTGTTTAGGGTTTACTCTTGacattgacattgaaaaatggaATAGATTTTTCGTACATTTTGGATTTTGACTCCCAAATCATTTCTTATCATTGGGTTGTTTTTTAACCTTGCTTTTGAactttcatttttgttcatttactCGCATACTCTAAGAGGAAGTCATTGCTAGTAGTAACGACTTGTTACGATCCATTGGTTCATATAGAATCCATGTCCTAGGTGTTAATTGCTGAGGCGAACTCGAAAATgtttatgtataaaaaaaatcaaaacatctTATAATCTCTGTATCATGATTAAAATTTCATActatttgtaatttttgttgtgaACCAAGCTATTACGGGCAGTATCTAAAAATggtataatagcaaatttaacctttaaactttatatattgttttaaatttaattttgatgttaaaaaatttaaccctAAGCATTTATATATTGTTTGCTTTGGTTCTTTTGCCAATTTTGTTTTTCTCTGTGATCTTTTCACTTTTATCAGCTAAATTagattgaaaatatacaaaaataaaaatgaaaatagaaacataaaaaaattctaagatagtaacttttatttttctcaatcttttaaaattaactcaAAGACACAAAACTGTAAAAGAAATTAGTTGAAGGAAAAAAGTTTGGGTACTAATTTGAGACAAAAAAAAGTTATGAGTACCAATTTGGGAGAAGTGGATAAGTTTaagaattaattttatatttaattattttttatttatttaaaaacttagaagaaatatttattagaaagagtttaTGTCTCAAagtcttaaaataaaattcattttattaaaataaatttaaaaatctaaaatacataaaaaaattcgaaaataaaaCGAATTATCATGAAAAATCCAAAAAATCCACAAAGTAAGGCTGAAACATTTTTCTTTTAGTTACCCATTTTGAAAAGATCAACAgtgtaagaaaagaaaaattgaaagtgggaaatttttttttcactattaAATAAAAATGGTATGGCAGTCACTTTGGTTAGCATTGGAACGAATTAtcagttatttttttaatttgttaaatctaaataaaaatagactaaattgatcactttactattaaatagtaaatataaaattgacAACAAAGGCGAAGCAAAAATTTTTTTTAgtcagaattaaattatatatttttataataataaaatgtaatttcaccctTTTAATAAtctactttttataatttttaaattattaattcaaatttttatcattttgggactaaagtgaaattttataaatactaatttaaaattttaaaaattataaatgggTTAAAAGGGAAATTTTGCATTGTAGGAAGGATTGAGGCCCTTGCCAATCCCTTGACTCTGAACCCCTGATTAATGGTGCATTTTATTGTTAGTCACTTTAAAATTAGGGTAAATAATTTACCAGTCACTTTAAATAGAGattgtttatattttaatcaccctAATTTTTTTACATACAAATGCCCAGTTAATCTTTCGTTACCATTTAATGATAGAGtaattaatttgatcaatttcttttttaggtgatcaacttaaaaaaaaaactttggactTTGGGGTgaccaaaataagtttatttgtttatgaattgattgctttttttattatataatatatcatatattaaaagtataatgataaatttaaccctcaaaatttatttcttttgtcaatttggctcttatttttttaaggttaaatttagccattaacctttcaaaaaatAGTCCAATCATTTTTCTAAcagaaatattaattaaaacattaattttttaatgatgttggCGGAGTATCTGTGTGGTAATATAAGTATGTTTCATGCTAACAGGatactatttgtcttatatgtcacgttaacaataatttaataattataaaaatatttaaaaaataaaatgactcaaaattcaaaaaattcataaaaatttaaaaaatttaacattttattcactatttcaattaaaaaataacaatttgataatttttgaatAGATgatcaaatttaacttttttttttaaatttgagctCAAATTTAACTAGAAAaccttaaatgaaaaattaacccTAAACTATAGAAGTTTTTCCATTTAAGTACCTAAACTGTTTTTCCTTATCAAAAGTATTACCTAAACTTTGATTCCATAGTCACTTTGATTCAACCGCTTGCTCCactgaaaaaaaaagttatatttagttatttttattttattcactgtgttttctttctttcatccACTCTTCTTCTTCCTCACAACCCTACAAGttttcaacaacaacaacaacaaaaaaccaTTTATGTCTCATGTCACAGTGGGAAGATAAAGATCTTGAATTGCAGGCTAAAATGGATGGATTTGTGGAGGATGGACCTCTTGACGATAACGTTGAGTCTTTTTCATCCCATGATGAGACTGATCCTATAGATGCTGTTGGCCGATGTATGGATGTAACTAAGGTGTATAAATATTACTTGTATGGTTGTTATGATTTGATATAGTTAAAGTCTAGTAGTCTACTGTTGTATTGTAGCTTATCTTTTTCAAACATCGTAGTTTCACTCTATTGGCTTTTTGACTTCAGGTTTCACATTTATGGAAGTAAATTCTGTTCGAGCAAGCAGAAACAAAGTTATTTGCTGTGATTTCTCGTCAGACGGAAAGTTCCTAGCTACTGGTGGCCATGATAAAAAGGTGAGTTATAAGAGGGGAGCCGGAAATTTTcattcttttgaaattttaggtAAGAGTGCAATCATGtgcacattttttttttttttgcattgcaGGCTGTATTATGATATACGGACACTTCGAATCCGAAGTCTACGCTTGAAGAAGATTCAGGTTTGATTACTGATGTTCGTTAATTTCAGTCCCAGCATGTCACGCCTTGCAACATCTTCATTTGACAAAACCGTCAGAGTCTGGGATGCTGACAGTGTTAGTGGacatttcctttcaattttagtCCTGGTTATTTTCATGATATTGTCATTTAATCTGCATTGACATATGCTGTTGTCAATTTGTCATCAAAATACAATTAGACATTATGCTGAATCCTTATGCATGTACTGTACTGTGTTAGCATTTTCATATCGATGATGTATAGTATGTTCCAAAACAGTGATCGAAAGGGTACTGGTTTGGTTTCTGCTTTTTTCTTTGTAATGCTTGCTACTAAAGTCTTTCTATACTGTTTGATGGATCTGTCTTTCAATTTACTGCAGCCTGGTTATTCGATTCGTACATATATGGGACATTCTGGTAATGTTATGTCACTTGACTTCCATCCAACTAAGGATGATCTTATCTGCTCTTGTGATGATGATGGTGAAATACGATACTGGAGTATCAACAACAGGAGCTGTACAAGAGCTTTCAAGGTATGATCTTGCTTCGGATTTCATTGCAATGCAAATCTATATCGAACTCAGGCATCTCTCTTTGAGGTTGATGCACAGCTATTGATATTGTTTCCATTGTGTGAATCAGGGTGGTATGGCCCCTGATACACCCCATTTGAGAATTCAACCTTGCCTCGGAAAATATCTTGCAGCAATTGCTGAGAATGTTGTATCTATAGT carries:
- the LOC121212589 gene encoding CCR4-NOT transcription complex subunit 10 isoform X3, which produces MDSRDSSSSLVPNRDGTAGDDDGVLSVTAALAKDAALYFQSRKLAECVDVLTELKTKKEGDPKVLHNIAIAEFLRDGCSDPKKMLEVLNNIKKRSEELAHASEEQVESGSDVGNKVTSGSKESSSTTRQVSASHSASTIYTAEFDTSVISLNIAVIWFHLHEYAKALSVLEPLYKNIEPVDETTALHICLLLLDVLLASCDASKSADVFNYLEKAFGVGNVSQGDNGNILLQQSTNLVGKLSSVPSSSLVSDVSTPELAASVKASENPLSRTLSEDPLDEMFSTLDIAGQNLSRSADLTSPKELPRTTVDRSIFGVDLKLKLQLYKDKSLHITYNCGLQYLACGKPIIAARCFQKASLIFYKRPLLWLRLAECCLMAVEKGLVEGSRPPSNRSEIRVDVIGKGRWRKLLIDDGISRSRLVDSVGKDDWTLGGDQEPKLSLPLARQCLYNALHLLNCSDSSHLKSLLPSNSSLEENESCDGASSKNPNHKSLVGIDSKPSTLSIGLVNSNGDLKEPKTGTNQEMIHNSVAYFADICRKENQMMKQALLANLAYIELELENPLKALSAARSLLELPGCSRIYIFLGHVYAAEALCLLNKPKEAAEHLSIYLSGPNKVESPFSQEDCEQWLVEKPIDCEEPNGGGAAATAAKNPSPEGTQEFMFLKPEEACGTLYANLAALYATQGELDRAHQFTTQALSLLPNSTEATMTAIYIDLVLGKSQEALSKLKHCSHVRFLSSNLQSNKSS